The proteins below come from a single Candidatus Eisenbacteria bacterium genomic window:
- a CDS encoding glycosyltransferase, with product MKILFLTSRLPYPPHRGDRIRTFHFLRRLARDHEVHLISFIETREEERYFPILEQFSRVDTVLLPKENSFRNMIRGIPSSLPLQLHYYRSVEMEALVRQRSEATRFDLVYTHLFRMAPFAVLVDGAIRVLDLTDCVSRELGGSISYRPLWMRLPLRMETARIRLYEKEVTADFDEVWTISESDRDEIAAGAPGARIHVVPNGVSQELFDVRTDRKSPILGFLGNYQVPHNIDAARILALRVMPIVRSRFADAQLHLIGHGHSRAVDRLDGFNGTVVVGPIDNWADALSPLSVFVAPLRYAAGVQNKIVEAMAAGLPVVTSSPGNCGLQARSGSEILVYDSLEEFAVATGDLLRDPNRAAAIGERGRAFVRSRFSWDRVAERVGELLASRSVLGGPGLPEGTGG from the coding sequence GTGAAAATTCTCTTCCTCACCTCTCGACTCCCCTATCCTCCCCACCGGGGAGATCGGATCCGGACTTTCCATTTTCTGCGACGATTGGCCAGGGATCACGAAGTTCACCTTATCTCGTTCATCGAAACCCGAGAAGAAGAGCGGTATTTCCCGATTCTCGAACAGTTTTCTCGTGTCGACACGGTCCTACTGCCGAAGGAAAATTCTTTCAGGAACATGATTCGAGGGATCCCATCTTCCCTGCCCCTCCAATTACACTACTACAGATCGGTCGAAATGGAGGCGTTGGTGCGTCAGCGATCTGAGGCCACACGTTTCGACCTTGTGTACACCCATCTGTTTCGAATGGCCCCTTTCGCAGTGCTCGTGGATGGGGCGATTCGCGTGCTGGATTTAACGGACTGTGTTTCCCGCGAGCTTGGCGGGTCCATTTCGTATCGACCCCTATGGATGCGTCTCCCCCTTCGGATGGAGACGGCTCGGATTCGCCTCTACGAAAAGGAAGTAACCGCGGATTTCGACGAAGTATGGACGATCTCTGAATCGGATCGTGATGAGATCGCAGCTGGGGCTCCGGGCGCCCGCATTCACGTAGTGCCCAACGGGGTCTCTCAGGAGCTCTTCGACGTGCGCACGGACCGGAAGTCCCCCATTCTGGGATTTCTGGGTAACTACCAGGTACCGCATAACATCGACGCTGCCCGGATTCTCGCGCTTCGAGTGATGCCCATCGTCCGCAGCCGATTTGCGGATGCCCAGCTGCACTTGATCGGACACGGTCACTCTCGGGCGGTCGACCGGCTGGACGGGTTTAACGGCACAGTCGTGGTCGGGCCGATCGACAATTGGGCCGACGCCCTCTCCCCGCTAAGCGTATTCGTTGCTCCCCTGAGGTACGCGGCAGGTGTACAGAATAAGATAGTCGAAGCCATGGCGGCGGGTCTCCCGGTGGTCACGTCCTCCCCAGGAAACTGTGGTCTTCAAGCTAGGTCCGGTTCGGAGATCCTAGTTTACGATAGTCTTGAGGAATTCGCGGTCGCCACCGGCGATTTGCTCCGAGATCCCAACCGGGCAGCCGCCATCGGGGAACGCGGCCGGGCCTTTGTTCGGTCGAGGTTTTCCTGGGACCGGGTCGCGGAGAGGGTCGGGGAATTGCTCGCGTCTCGGTCCGTCCTTGGTGGACCCGGGTTACCGGAAGGGACGGGGGGCTAG
- a CDS encoding sulfatase: MGWWLGGGLGLLQGLALLPSDQWRVHIWILPQTFLLYAFPTSILALVWGSIIWRACRILRRGPSRGGVMASFVVILLCVPIFVHVHVNRLPGISLLAPVSVAWSIVLFLGGVLLFFVIRLLFRILTGLWKLDEGLSLRRAFLHGVLPLTLLVLLAALAPIVSWPGNADRSSALKEGCRLPHVVVIVMDTTRMDRLSCYGYPRPTTPFLESLSARGVKFTSVISPSPWTLPSHASILTSRYPKTHGAHMGHWRLGDENRTLPEILQEAGFFTACFVSNPFLSRVFNLDQGFDVYDDELESWFYRTQLWRIATRLGAADRWKPHYAERRAGATVSRLSEYLDSQRGEPCFLFLNFNDPHAPYLPPEPYRSRFLRNPDYRGLMKSPSTHDDIIRVSDAGLGSEDLEYLGDLYDGELAYLDGVLAELFDDLERRFEDRGMILVVTGDHGESFGEHDLLGHRGSLHYPLLSVPLIFYGPGIVPEGVVVSDRVQTTDIAPTLLELLCIDVPMEMEGAGLGDLWLPRPAPPPGGDEKDREGFAELYPDADLTRRIPDFDRRLTAFFRGAWKLIAGDDGTSLLYNVVSDPDETQDESEHEQETVADMVLRVETWVGEGQERSESTPLDAATAERLRSLGYLE; the protein is encoded by the coding sequence TTGGGTTGGTGGTTGGGAGGGGGGCTCGGCCTCCTCCAGGGATTGGCTCTCCTCCCCTCGGATCAATGGCGGGTCCACATCTGGATACTTCCGCAGACCTTCCTGCTTTACGCCTTCCCCACGTCCATTCTCGCCTTGGTTTGGGGCTCGATAATATGGCGGGCGTGCCGGATTCTTCGTCGGGGACCGTCTCGCGGCGGCGTAATGGCGTCTTTCGTCGTCATCCTGCTCTGCGTTCCCATTTTCGTCCATGTTCACGTGAATCGCCTGCCGGGTATAAGCCTTCTCGCTCCAGTCAGCGTCGCATGGTCCATAGTACTTTTTCTTGGAGGCGTATTGCTCTTCTTCGTCATTCGTCTCCTTTTTCGCATCCTCACGGGATTGTGGAAACTGGATGAGGGGCTTTCACTCCGGCGGGCATTCCTACACGGGGTTCTTCCTCTGACGCTACTGGTTCTCCTGGCCGCGTTGGCACCGATTGTTTCTTGGCCCGGCAATGCAGATCGATCGTCGGCGCTGAAGGAAGGTTGTCGGCTGCCCCACGTAGTGGTAATCGTCATGGACACGACACGAATGGACCGGCTCTCCTGCTACGGGTATCCCCGACCGACAACGCCCTTTCTTGAGTCCCTCTCCGCCCGCGGCGTGAAGTTCACGAGCGTGATTTCCCCGTCACCCTGGACCCTTCCCTCACACGCGTCGATTCTTACGTCCAGGTATCCCAAGACTCATGGAGCCCACATGGGGCATTGGCGATTGGGCGACGAGAATAGAACCCTCCCGGAAATCCTCCAGGAAGCCGGCTTTTTCACAGCGTGCTTCGTATCCAATCCCTTTTTGTCGCGCGTATTCAATCTGGACCAGGGTTTCGACGTGTATGATGACGAACTCGAGTCGTGGTTTTATCGTACACAGCTTTGGCGCATCGCGACACGCCTCGGCGCTGCGGATCGCTGGAAACCGCACTATGCCGAACGCCGTGCCGGTGCCACGGTATCCCGGCTTTCTGAGTACTTGGATTCGCAACGGGGAGAACCGTGTTTTCTCTTTCTGAATTTCAACGACCCTCACGCACCCTACTTGCCTCCCGAGCCCTATCGAAGCCGATTTTTGAGAAATCCCGATTATCGCGGCCTGATGAAGTCACCTTCAACACATGACGACATTATTCGCGTCTCCGACGCTGGTCTCGGTTCCGAGGATTTGGAATATTTAGGGGATCTTTACGATGGGGAGTTGGCCTACCTAGATGGTGTGCTCGCGGAACTGTTCGACGACTTGGAGCGGCGCTTCGAGGATCGGGGGATGATCTTGGTCGTGACCGGAGACCATGGGGAGAGTTTCGGGGAACACGATCTCCTCGGGCACCGGGGATCCTTACACTACCCGCTCTTGTCCGTTCCCTTGATTTTCTATGGCCCCGGAATAGTCCCAGAAGGTGTCGTGGTCTCCGACCGGGTTCAAACCACGGACATCGCTCCCACACTTCTCGAGTTGCTGTGCATTGATGTGCCGATGGAGATGGAAGGTGCGGGGCTTGGGGATCTCTGGCTCCCCCGACCAGCTCCGCCTCCGGGGGGAGACGAGAAAGACCGGGAAGGTTTCGCCGAACTCTACCCGGATGCCGATCTTACTAGACGCATCCCGGACTTCGATCGGCGCCTGACCGCTTTTTTTAGGGGGGCTTGGAAACTGATCGCCGGGGACGACGGGACAAGCCTGCTTTACAATGTTGTATCGGATCCCGACGAGACCCAGGACGAATCCGAGCACGAGCAGGAGACGGTCGCCGACATGGTTTTGCGGGTGGAGACCTGGGTTGGCGAGGGCCAAGAGAGGTCGGAGTCGACTCCACTGGACGCAGCTACTGCCGAACGGCTCCGCTCTCTCGGATATCTAGAGTAG